A genomic segment from Rickettsia endosymbiont of Lasioglossum villosulum encodes:
- a CDS encoding patatin-like phospholipase family protein, with protein sequence MAEIENFKKNRNFIKPIVDLKEVQEEQVKYIDDLKEVQETPIRNIEDSKEALIEYVAFSGGGAKGAIYSGAYAALKKADLLDNVKAVAGSSAGAITAAIVAFGTPAERFEEISKTTNLQDLLGQKGFSAGVLQLNKDGKPLYNLLDKTIKDNVGDFLQRPDILNVKDDKDLDELRERHKSGGKIYFRDLALLRKYDPVNYKDLVVTAVEKDAGVLTIFSSLDTPDVEVALACRASASIPLVFEPVEINGKKYVDGGYLDNVPTKYFKDNEPEFDVKEITNDTDEIILAKKQGRTLSMAFGVGMEADANIAIYSAREFKSPGEIVKFLADVLFKMIAKIGGKFKYTDTLKETNEQLRENALNTVVLDTQGIDTLDFKDAQKYANYLHIKGYCQTIEYTNNHGLAKEKDKTLEHQKFLLNVYEVYDNKNLNKTFGTKLLEMFIPSKENNDSKWQQGVVENHDDKAKILLSFCNVNALTKENLQPLLTEYVIAAATSRNGTLKDNTNSVKALFHVLNDPSTSNEVKESFIEVFSIDKSKDTRFNKTKTYDENIAKFKFTKDDLESFITKNKSNAIKVQNKYAPPKHRQHG encoded by the coding sequence ATGGCAGAAATAGAAAACTTTAAAAAAAATCGAAATTTTATTAAACCTATTGTTGATTTAAAGGAAGTTCAAGAAGAGCAAGTCAAATATATAGATGATCTAAAAGAAGTTCAAGAAACTCCAATTAGAAATATAGAAGATTCTAAAGAAGCTCTTATAGAATATGTAGCTTTTAGTGGTGGTGGGGCTAAAGGGGCTATATATTCAGGTGCTTATGCTGCACTAAAAAAAGCTGATCTTTTAGATAATGTAAAAGCTGTTGCAGGCTCATCAGCCGGTGCTATAACTGCAGCAATAGTGGCATTTGGTACACCAGCTGAGCGATTTGAAGAAATATCTAAAACTACTAATTTACAGGATTTACTAGGACAAAAAGGGTTTTCTGCTGGTGTTCTACAGTTAAATAAAGATGGTAAACCTTTATATAATTTGCTTGATAAAACTATAAAAGATAATGTAGGTGATTTTTTACAAAGACCAGATATTCTAAATGTCAAAGATGATAAAGATTTAGATGAGTTAAGAGAAAGACATAAAAGCGGTGGTAAAATATATTTTAGAGATTTAGCATTACTTCGAAAATATGATCCTGTTAACTATAAAGATTTAGTGGTTACGGCTGTTGAGAAAGATGCAGGTGTGCTAACTATTTTTAGCAGCCTTGATACGCCTGATGTTGAAGTTGCTTTAGCATGCCGTGCTTCTGCTTCTATCCCACTTGTTTTTGAACCAGTAGAAATTAATGGCAAAAAATATGTTGATGGTGGTTATTTGGATAACGTACCGACAAAATATTTTAAAGATAATGAGCCAGAATTTGATGTAAAAGAAATAACGAATGATACAGATGAGATTATATTAGCTAAAAAGCAAGGTAGAACTCTTTCTATGGCTTTTGGTGTTGGCATGGAAGCGGATGCAAATATTGCGATATATAGTGCTAGAGAATTTAAAAGTCCAGGTGAAATTGTAAAATTTTTAGCTGACGTATTATTTAAAATGATTGCAAAAATAGGTGGAAAATTTAAATATACCGACACTCTAAAAGAAACAAATGAGCAGCTACGTGAAAATGCTTTAAATACTGTTGTTTTAGATACCCAAGGAATTGATACTCTTGATTTTAAAGATGCCCAAAAATATGCTAACTATCTACATATTAAAGGATATTGCCAAACTATAGAATATACTAATAATCATGGGCTTGCTAAAGAAAAAGATAAAACGCTTGAACATCAGAAATTTCTATTAAATGTTTATGAAGTTTATGACAACAAGAATTTAAATAAAACCTTTGGAACCAAATTATTAGAAATGTTTATTCCGTCAAAGGAAAATAATGATTCCAAATGGCAACAAGGAGTCGTTGAAAACCATGATGATAAAGCAAAAATACTATTATCATTTTGTAATGTTAATGCTTTAACTAAAGAAAATTTACAACCACTTCTTACAGAATATGTAATAGCAGCTGCAACTAGCCGTAATGGTACATTAAAAGACAATACAAATTCAGTAAAAGCTTTATTCCATGTATTGAATGATCCGAGTACTTCTAATGAAGTAAAAGAAAGTTTTATAGAGGTGTTTTCTATAGATAAAAGTAAAGATACAAGATTTAATAAAACTAAAACTTATGATGAAAATATTGCTAAGTTCAAATTTACTAAAGATGATTTAGAATCGTTTATAACTAAAAATAAAAGCAATGCAATAAAGGTTCAAAATAAATATGCTCCACCTAAGCATAGGCAGCATGGGTAA
- the ppdK gene encoding pyruvate, phosphate dikinase: MKKLIYYFGSNGSDGNASMKDILGNKGAGLAEMSNLKLPIPDGFTITTELCNYFYTHDNSFPKNFRNELRTAVEKLEATTGKVFGSTKNPLLLSVRSGSIVSMPGMMDTILNLGMNDEVCAALGEVCKDKRFAFDSYKRFLEMYGATVLSIPSDLFEQIYERHKIQADIYRDSDVTPELLEKIIEDFKKLHVKYAEKLIIDPYEQLESAIKAVLNSWMSNRAVIYRKINNISESFGTAINIQSMVFGNLSKTSATGVIFTRSPSTGEKKLFGEFLINAQGEDIVSGTRTPLPIISDDSNSMKATMPKVFDELSKISETLEKHYLDMQDIEFTIENSKLYILQTRTAKRTAIAAIKIAVQMVEEKLISKEQALMRIDPESLNQLLHTRIDYSKGLTSIADGLPASPGAATGIIVFSPYDAEKLSHHHKVILVRHDTSPEDINGMHVSSGILTIRGGMTSHAAVVARGMGKPCVCGTNNLVIDEKKQTLTAGDLVLKQGDIITIDGGTGKVFLGAVPLIQPTFSEESKLILEWADETSELKIRTNAETVSDALVSVKFGAKGIGLCRSEHMFFDKNKIPLVREMIIAPDIDRRKLAVQKLLPLQTQDFKALFRVMGDKPVNIRLLDPPLHEFLPTTEEDKKNLASSLNLPLSMINQRLHAMHEVNPMLGHRGCRLGICSPEIYQMQVEAIFTAIFELHKEENIECKLELMIPLISNVNEIKKLKGDIYEMIHELEERYEHKFSFSLGTMIELPRAALNSKKIAEEVDYFSFGTNDLTQTTYGISRDDIASFLPYYLEERIFESDPFTTLDEEGVGELIEIAIKQGKSSNPSLKLGACGEHAGHPASIEFFHRMNLDYVSCSPYRIPIARIAAAQAKIKHG; encoded by the coding sequence ATGAAAAAATTAATTTACTATTTTGGTAGTAACGGTAGCGATGGAAACGCTAGTATGAAAGATATACTTGGTAATAAAGGAGCTGGGCTTGCTGAAATGTCTAACTTAAAATTACCTATACCTGACGGCTTTACTATCACTACTGAACTTTGTAACTATTTTTATACTCATGATAATAGCTTTCCTAAAAATTTTAGAAATGAACTAAGAACAGCTGTAGAAAAACTTGAAGCCACCACCGGCAAAGTTTTTGGAAGCACCAAAAATCCTTTATTATTATCGGTAAGATCAGGCTCTATTGTTTCAATGCCTGGTATGATGGACACCATACTTAACCTTGGAATGAACGATGAAGTTTGTGCAGCTCTTGGAGAAGTATGCAAGGACAAAAGATTTGCCTTTGATAGCTATAAAAGATTTCTAGAAATGTATGGAGCAACTGTTTTATCCATACCAAGTGATTTATTTGAACAAATTTATGAAAGACATAAGATTCAAGCCGATATTTATAGAGATAGCGATGTTACGCCAGAATTATTAGAAAAAATCATTGAAGACTTTAAAAAATTACATGTAAAATATGCAGAAAAGTTAATAATCGATCCTTACGAACAGTTAGAATCGGCAATTAAAGCGGTACTTAATTCTTGGATGAGTAACAGAGCAGTTATATATAGAAAAATCAACAATATTTCCGAAAGCTTTGGCACTGCTATCAATATACAATCTATGGTTTTTGGTAATTTAAGCAAAACTTCAGCAACAGGAGTTATTTTTACTAGATCACCCTCTACAGGTGAAAAAAAGCTTTTTGGTGAATTTTTGATAAATGCTCAAGGGGAAGATATAGTATCAGGCACTAGAACACCTTTGCCTATTATTTCTGATGACTCAAATTCCATGAAAGCAACAATGCCGAAAGTTTTTGATGAATTATCAAAAATTTCTGAAACTTTAGAGAAGCATTATCTAGATATGCAAGATATAGAGTTTACTATAGAAAACAGCAAGCTTTATATATTACAAACTCGTACAGCTAAAAGAACTGCCATTGCTGCTATAAAAATTGCTGTACAAATGGTGGAAGAAAAGCTGATCTCTAAAGAACAAGCTTTAATGCGAATCGATCCTGAGTCGTTAAACCAATTATTGCATACTCGTATAGATTATAGCAAAGGTCTTACATCTATTGCAGATGGATTACCTGCCTCCCCAGGTGCCGCAACTGGTATTATCGTATTTTCACCTTATGATGCTGAAAAACTATCACATCACCATAAAGTGATTTTAGTAAGGCACGATACTAGTCCTGAAGACATTAACGGCATGCATGTTTCCTCAGGTATTTTAACAATACGAGGTGGTATGACTTCACATGCTGCGGTTGTAGCAAGAGGTATGGGCAAGCCATGCGTTTGTGGAACTAATAATTTAGTAATAGATGAGAAAAAACAAACATTAACAGCTGGCGATCTGGTACTTAAACAAGGCGACATTATCACAATTGACGGCGGTACAGGTAAAGTTTTTTTAGGAGCAGTGCCATTAATTCAACCTACTTTTAGTGAAGAATCAAAACTAATTTTAGAATGGGCAGATGAGACAAGTGAACTAAAAATTCGCACCAATGCCGAAACAGTAAGTGATGCTTTAGTATCAGTAAAATTTGGTGCTAAAGGCATTGGTTTATGTCGTAGTGAACATATGTTCTTTGATAAAAACAAAATTCCTCTAGTACGGGAAATGATTATTGCCCCTGATATAGATAGAAGAAAGCTTGCTGTGCAGAAATTACTACCTCTTCAAACACAGGATTTTAAAGCTTTATTTAGAGTGATGGGCGATAAACCGGTAAATATTAGATTACTTGATCCACCATTGCATGAGTTTTTACCTACAACTGAGGAAGATAAGAAAAATCTAGCAAGTAGTTTAAATTTGCCATTATCGATGATTAATCAACGTCTGCACGCTATGCATGAGGTAAACCCTATGCTTGGTCATCGTGGTTGTAGACTTGGTATCTGCTCACCAGAAATTTATCAGATGCAAGTGGAAGCAATCTTTACAGCTATTTTTGAGCTCCATAAAGAAGAAAATATTGAGTGTAAATTAGAATTAATGATTCCTTTAATTAGTAATGTTAATGAAATCAAGAAGCTTAAAGGTGATATTTATGAAATGATTCATGAGCTAGAAGAGCGTTATGAGCATAAATTTTCTTTTAGTTTAGGTACTATGATTGAGTTACCAAGAGCAGCACTTAACAGTAAAAAGATAGCTGAAGAAGTTGATTATTTTAGCTTCGGTACTAATGATTTAACCCAAACTACATATGGAATTTCCAGAGATGATATAGCCTCTTTCTTACCTTATTACTTAGAAGAAAGAATCTTCGAGTCCGATCCATTTACTACGCTAGATGAAGAAGGAGTAGGAGAATTAATTGAGATTGCTATAAAACAAGGAAAAAGCAGCAACCCTAGCTTAAAGCTGGGTGCTTGTGGCGAGCATGCTGGACACCCTGCTTCTATAGAATTTTTTCACAGAATGAATTTAGATTATGTTTCCTGCTCCCCTTATCGTATTCCAATCGCACGAATCGCCGCCGCACAAGCTAAAATTAAACATGGATAG
- a CDS encoding glutathione S-transferase family protein: MKKLYHYPICPISRQARVFLKELDIQFTTIKEDYWQFNKEFLKINPAGTLPVLEEQYGLSVVGIYPLVEYLHSKYPNFNFLDEDVDVCCEIRRLFFWFNDKFYREVTKVIIDEKVIRSIAKMSSPRTEFLRAAKNNLNYHLEYMTSLLKKRSYIVSDSLTIADIAAACHLSVLDYFSEIYWDKWIVIKHWYSLIKSRPAFRLLLQDRIPGFTPPSYYTDLDF; encoded by the coding sequence ATGAAAAAATTATATCATTATCCTATTTGTCCCATCTCAAGACAAGCTCGTGTCTTTTTAAAAGAATTAGATATACAATTTACTACAATTAAAGAAGATTATTGGCAGTTTAATAAAGAATTTCTGAAAATAAACCCTGCCGGAACATTGCCTGTTTTAGAGGAACAATATGGCTTATCTGTAGTTGGTATTTATCCTTTGGTAGAATATCTTCATAGCAAATATCCAAATTTTAATTTTTTAGATGAGGATGTAGATGTTTGTTGTGAAATCAGGCGATTATTCTTTTGGTTTAATGATAAATTTTATCGTGAAGTTACAAAAGTTATTATCGATGAAAAAGTTATAAGATCAATCGCTAAAATGAGTAGCCCGAGAACTGAATTTTTACGTGCTGCAAAAAATAACCTAAATTATCACCTAGAATATATGACTAGCTTACTTAAGAAAAGAAGTTATATAGTTTCAGACTCCCTAACTATTGCCGATATTGCAGCAGCTTGTCATTTATCCGTACTTGATTATTTTAGTGAAATTTATTGGGATAAATGGATTGTTATTAAACATTGGTATTCGCTAATTAAATCAAGACCCGCTTTTAGATTATTATTGCAAGATAGAATCCCAGGCTTTACTCCACCAAGCTATTATACAGATTTAGATTTCTAA
- a CDS encoding DUF5460 family protein, whose amino-acid sequence MYIPKVFKCVMPVGLTEITSNLGNNMKYAISQIASKTFLSVYTTNDDGEFREGYSANILSCDLPQIYKDSKQEGASLTTVFKNCGNRNAIHEIAGLINEDGQNHVILNQAATVSQNDTATVLDELYEVMDTRLSSNGTISYLGLEDCSPETANNALQQFKDYLISLIPTTTTTTTTTTTESPIDKGWDIKNHLNITSNDAYEAGKKFLHMLGVSVPDTTTPPTTAGTPNDDTNDGGYTAAYIITTLAGGIVLGGLLGYGIKRGIDWYKGKNKINHDEENLLLETSNNTYQIKKFIPTLIQSLKELSKSEERYEEIEDNTNSELNYDLLVKLLEKFNNTLKNTPDILQILNELKGIINQQHELSSNISQQILHTLQDTLQHDSKSPIITSSDSPMHTSGDHGLNNFSNSDHDTHTSDEMVSLGNVADSH is encoded by the coding sequence ATGTATATACCTAAAGTTTTTAAATGTGTTATGCCTGTAGGTTTAACCGAAATTACCAGTAATTTAGGTAATAATATGAAATATGCAATTTCTCAAATAGCCAGCAAAACATTTCTGTCTGTTTATACAACAAATGATGATGGAGAATTCAGAGAAGGTTATTCCGCTAATATTTTATCATGTGATTTACCGCAGATTTATAAGGATAGTAAGCAAGAAGGAGCAAGTTTAACAACAGTATTTAAGAATTGTGGTAATAGAAATGCAATACATGAAATAGCGGGTCTTATTAATGAAGATGGTCAAAATCATGTTATTTTAAATCAAGCTGCAACTGTTTCTCAAAATGATACAGCTACTGTTTTAGACGAACTTTATGAGGTAATGGATACTAGATTATCTTCAAATGGTACTATTTCTTATTTAGGTTTAGAAGATTGTAGCCCTGAAACAGCTAATAATGCACTTCAACAATTTAAAGATTATTTAATAAGCTTGATACCTACCACCACCACAACTACAACAACAACGACTACAGAGTCACCTATTGATAAGGGTTGGGATATTAAAAATCATCTTAATATTACTTCAAATGATGCATATGAAGCGGGAAAAAAGTTTCTACATATGTTAGGTGTTTCCGTTCCAGACACTACAACTCCTCCTACAACTGCAGGAACTCCTAACGATGATACAAATGATGGTGGCTATACAGCTGCTTATATTATTACTACCTTAGCAGGAGGAATAGTATTAGGGGGATTACTAGGATATGGGATTAAGCGTGGAATAGATTGGTATAAAGGGAAAAATAAGATAAATCATGATGAAGAAAATCTATTATTAGAAACAAGCAATAATACTTACCAAATAAAAAAATTCATACCAACACTGATACAAAGCCTTAAGGAATTATCAAAAAGTGAAGAGAGATATGAAGAAATAGAAGACAATACGAATTCAGAATTAAACTACGATCTACTTGTTAAGTTATTAGAGAAATTTAATAATACTTTAAAAAATACTCCAGACATATTGCAAATATTAAACGAATTAAAGGGAATTATAAATCAACAACACGAATTAAGTTCAAATATTAGTCAACAAATTTTACATACGTTACAAGATACATTACAACATGATTCAAAGTCTCCAATTATTACTTCTTCTGATTCCCCTATGCATACATCAGGAGATCATGGATTAAATAATTTTTCTAACTCCGATCATGATACTCATACTTCAGATGAAATGGTATCATTAGGAAACGTAGCAGACAGCCACTAA
- a CDS encoding biotin transporter BioY — MQLSSISFPLLKRQTIEIALGIALLAICSQIIIPMKPIFISLQTVAVMFIGLTYNKTTAPLTILSYITLGVVGMPIFGEFSSGLRILFGPTAGYLAGFIIAVYVMASLKDKIFINNKLLNQITLCLIGNIIIMSLGWMWLAKMIGASGAFYGGVLPFIIPGIIKSALLIGLINVVKPKVKYTS; from the coding sequence ATGCAACTTAGTTCGATCTCTTTTCCATTATTAAAAAGGCAAACAATAGAAATAGCGTTAGGGATAGCATTGCTTGCGATTTGTTCGCAAATAATAATACCTATGAAGCCGATATTTATTTCATTGCAAACCGTTGCAGTTATGTTTATCGGGCTTACATATAATAAGACCACTGCCCCTTTAACGATATTATCTTATATAACTCTTGGAGTAGTAGGAATGCCTATATTTGGAGAATTTTCCAGTGGCTTACGAATATTATTCGGTCCTACCGCTGGATATCTAGCAGGCTTTATAATTGCTGTATACGTTATGGCAAGCTTAAAAGATAAAATTTTTATTAATAATAAGCTATTAAATCAAATTACCTTATGTTTGATCGGTAATATTATCATTATGAGTTTAGGCTGGATGTGGCTTGCTAAAATGATAGGAGCAAGCGGTGCATTTTACGGCGGTGTATTACCCTTTATAATACCTGGTATAATTAAATCAGCTTTATTAATTGGGCTTATTAACGTGGTAAAACCAAAAGTCAAATATACTAGTTGA
- the dusB gene encoding tRNA dihydrouridine synthase DusB, which produces MIKIGNIELSSNVILAPMSGVTDLEFRRLVKRFGAGLVVSEMIASRAMIVESRQSLQKCSIMQDDATSACVQLAGCEPNVIAEAAKMNEDMGAKIIDLNFGCPAKKVVNGYSGSALMRDEGLAAKIFEAAVKAVKIPVTVKMRMGWDDQTKNAPTLAKIAERSGIQMVTVHGRTRCQFYSGKADWEFIKNVKEAVKIPVIANGDITNFAKAKEALEKSGADGVMVGRGAYGKPWLISQIDHYLKTGEEKPAPSIESQLDIVLEHYQTIVDYYGESAGVPIARKHMGWYSSGLPNSAEFRGAVNLMNDPIAVKDKIVEFYTSVINRE; this is translated from the coding sequence ATGATAAAAATTGGTAATATTGAACTTTCTTCAAACGTAATCCTTGCTCCGATGTCTGGTGTAACGGATTTAGAATTTAGAAGATTAGTGAAAAGATTCGGAGCAGGGCTTGTGGTGTCGGAAATGATTGCAAGCAGAGCAATGATTGTAGAATCTAGGCAATCACTGCAAAAATGTTCTATTATGCAAGACGATGCAACAAGTGCCTGCGTGCAGCTTGCCGGTTGTGAGCCGAACGTTATAGCTGAAGCTGCTAAGATGAACGAGGATATGGGAGCAAAGATTATTGATCTGAATTTTGGCTGTCCGGCGAAAAAAGTTGTAAACGGCTATTCAGGTTCGGCTTTGATGAGGGATGAGGGGCTTGCAGCTAAAATTTTTGAAGCAGCGGTTAAAGCAGTAAAAATTCCTGTAACTGTCAAAATGCGTATGGGCTGGGACGATCAGACAAAAAACGCTCCAACTCTAGCTAAAATTGCAGAAAGATCAGGAATTCAAATGGTGACAGTTCACGGTAGAACCAGATGCCAATTTTATTCAGGTAAAGCCGATTGGGAGTTTATCAAAAACGTTAAAGAGGCAGTAAAAATTCCGGTTATAGCTAACGGCGATATCACTAATTTTGCCAAAGCTAAAGAAGCATTAGAGAAATCCGGTGCGGACGGGGTTATGGTCGGTAGAGGGGCATATGGCAAACCTTGGCTTATTTCACAAATTGACCACTACCTTAAAACAGGCGAGGAAAAACCGGCACCATCTATAGAGAGTCAGCTAGATATAGTGCTTGAGCATTATCAGACTATCGTTGATTATTATGGCGAATCTGCAGGTGTACCTATCGCTCGTAAACATATGGGTTGGTATAGTAGCGGGCTGCCTAACTCGGCAGAATTTAGGGGAGCTGTTAATTTAATGAATGATCCAATAGCAGTAAAAGATAAGATTGTGGAGTTTTATACAAGCGTTATAAATAGAGAGTAA
- a CDS encoding superoxide dismutase → MTYCDKSNQTSYPFVLPNLPYDKESFKPHFTAETFEYHHGKHHNAYVQNLNNLLKDKEELQKKNLEEIIDWSSQNQNIAIFNNAAQVWNHTFFWHSIKPNGGGKPSGKILKQINDDFGSFEEFCEQFKAEATGQFGSGWAWLVYHNNRLQIVKTANAGTPIANGMQPLLACDVWEHAYYIDYRNKRPDYVDIFIKHMINWEFVENNLTK, encoded by the coding sequence ATGACTTATTGTGATAAATCTAATCAAACTTCCTATCCTTTTGTGCTACCTAATTTACCTTATGACAAAGAAAGTTTTAAACCACATTTTACTGCTGAAACTTTTGAGTACCATCATGGTAAACACCATAATGCTTACGTGCAGAATTTAAATAATTTGCTAAAAGATAAAGAAGAACTACAAAAAAAGAATTTAGAAGAAATTATAGACTGGTCATCGCAAAATCAAAATATTGCAATTTTTAATAATGCTGCACAGGTTTGGAATCATACATTTTTTTGGCATTCAATAAAGCCGAATGGTGGAGGAAAGCCAAGTGGTAAAATATTAAAGCAAATTAATGACGATTTTGGTAGTTTTGAAGAGTTTTGTGAACAGTTTAAAGCAGAAGCAACGGGGCAGTTCGGTAGTGGCTGGGCTTGGCTTGTATATCATAATAACAGATTACAGATTGTAAAAACTGCAAATGCTGGTACGCCTATAGCAAATGGTATGCAACCGCTTCTTGCATGTGATGTTTGGGAGCATGCTTATTATATTGATTATCGTAACAAACGTCCTGATTACGTTGACATTTTTATTAAGCATATGATCAATTGGGAATTTGTAGAAAATAATTTAACTAAATGA
- a CDS encoding folylpolyglutamate synthase/dihydrofolate synthase family protein, with protein MFMPHFPVPKPNWKNQIKYDLENINSLLKALGNPHLKLPPVIHIAGTNGKGSSSAMLKSIFATAGYKVHCYTSPHLLEFNERIVVAGEKISDNELWQVCEHVRVVSEKFNIEPSFFEGTTAAAFLAFANNKADILILETGLGGRFDATNVIDQPLITLITPISYDHMHVLGSTLQLIAFEKAGIMKQGTPCVISVQVPEVHEILFAKAENLAAPTFCYEYDFGIQKTDNGFIYSSRNFTHEFPTPSLVGDHQLINAASVIALISLINKQFNINNEAIAKGLQNTIWSARIEKIDPQKYSRLIGDNVQIWVDGAHNNSGAQALTAWIRDNLKSPIYLILGMTKNRNIEEFCAYFKGLITKGYGIKVLSETLSYNAEIIALEASKTGIDFAASESLEEAIMDIKKINGDNKANIIITGSLFLAADFYKLLSTH; from the coding sequence ATGTTCATGCCGCATTTTCCAGTACCAAAACCAAACTGGAAAAACCAAATTAAATATGACCTTGAAAATATAAATAGCCTTTTAAAAGCTTTAGGTAATCCTCATTTAAAGCTCCCTCCTGTAATACATATAGCAGGTACGAATGGTAAAGGCTCAAGCAGTGCTATGCTAAAAAGCATTTTTGCGACCGCCGGCTATAAAGTACATTGCTATACTTCCCCGCATTTATTAGAGTTTAACGAGCGAATTGTAGTAGCAGGTGAGAAAATCTCAGATAATGAATTATGGCAAGTTTGTGAACATGTAAGGGTAGTAAGTGAGAAATTTAATATTGAACCTAGTTTTTTTGAAGGAACGACAGCTGCCGCTTTTCTAGCATTTGCGAATAATAAAGCTGATATATTAATTTTAGAAACAGGACTCGGCGGTAGATTTGATGCAACAAATGTAATAGATCAGCCGTTAATTACGTTAATTACCCCCATTTCATATGATCATATGCATGTGCTAGGGTCAACCTTGCAGCTAATAGCTTTTGAAAAAGCTGGCATTATGAAGCAGGGCACGCCTTGTGTTATAAGCGTACAAGTTCCCGAAGTTCATGAAATATTATTTGCAAAAGCAGAAAATTTAGCAGCCCCCACCTTTTGTTATGAATATGATTTCGGTATACAAAAAACGGATAACGGATTTATTTACTCATCACGAAATTTTACACATGAATTTCCTACTCCCTCTTTAGTTGGTGATCATCAGTTGATCAATGCAGCCAGTGTTATTGCACTAATAAGTCTTATTAATAAACAATTTAATATTAATAATGAGGCTATTGCTAAGGGTCTACAAAATACTATTTGGTCTGCTAGAATCGAGAAAATTGATCCGCAAAAATATTCCAGATTAATAGGTGATAACGTACAAATTTGGGTGGATGGAGCTCATAATAATAGTGGAGCCCAAGCCTTAACAGCGTGGATTCGTGATAATTTAAAATCACCGATATATTTAATACTCGGTATGACTAAAAACCGCAATATAGAAGAGTTTTGTGCTTACTTCAAAGGTTTGATAACTAAAGGTTATGGTATTAAAGTTTTATCTGAAACATTAAGCTATAATGCTGAGATAATAGCCTTAGAGGCAAGCAAAACCGGTATTGATTTTGCTGCTAGTGAAAGTCTTGAAGAAGCAATTATGGACATAAAAAAAATAAATGGCGATAATAAAGCAAATATCATAATAACCGGATCGCTTTTCTTAGCGGCTGATTTTTATAAACTGCTATCTACTCATTGA
- a CDS encoding DUF3800 domain-containing protein, with protein sequence MHILFIDESGDHNLTKIDPSYPIFVLGGVIIEKNYADNELIYEMNKFKQKVFGTTDIILHTAEICRNKNKFLCLKDKDFREFFYQELNNLMNRLQYKVVACVIHKNKHLDSYGFAALDPYILSLNILLERFGYELSKGNQGVVVAESRNIVLDNQLKIAWENLKIQGTRHFKAKYLKKRICDFKLENKKNNIAGLQLADLVVSPIGRYIIGKKVQEDFQIIKQKFRKNDKGIYDGYGLVVLPK encoded by the coding sequence ATGCATATATTATTTATTGACGAGTCAGGTGATCACAATCTTACAAAGATTGACCCTTCGTATCCTATTTTTGTACTTGGAGGTGTAATTATAGAAAAAAATTATGCTGATAATGAATTAATATATGAAATGAATAAATTTAAGCAAAAAGTTTTTGGTACTACAGATATTATATTGCATACTGCAGAAATATGCCGTAATAAAAACAAATTTTTATGTCTCAAAGATAAAGATTTTAGAGAGTTTTTTTATCAAGAATTGAATAACTTAATGAATAGGCTGCAATATAAAGTAGTTGCTTGTGTAATTCATAAAAATAAGCATTTAGATAGTTATGGCTTTGCTGCACTTGATCCATATATTTTGAGCTTGAATATATTATTAGAACGTTTTGGTTATGAATTATCAAAAGGGAATCAAGGCGTAGTAGTTGCTGAAAGTCGTAATATTGTTTTAGATAATCAATTAAAAATAGCTTGGGAAAATTTAAAAATACAGGGTACAAGACATTTTAAAGCAAAATATTTAAAAAAACGTATTTGTGACTTCAAGTTAGAGAATAAAAAAAATAATATTGCAGGATTACAATTGGCAGATTTAGTAGTATCGCCTATAGGGCGTTATATAATCGGTAAAAAGGTTCAGGAAGATTTTCAAATTATTAAACAAAAATTCAGAAAAAATGATAAGGGAATTTATGATGGGTATGGATTAGTAGTTTTACCTAAATAA